TGGTGGCGTGTTTCAAAATCAGATATTGCTCACCACCATCCGCCAGCAGTTAGAGCAGCAAGGGCTCACCGTATTGACAGCCGAGCAAGTGCCTTGTAACGATGGTGGCCTATCCCTAGGACAAGGAGCGATCGCCTCTGCTCGCCACTTGCTAAAACATCCTGATCATTCATAGAAAACCCGCCCATGTAGCGGATGATGGCCATAGCCAATCTATCCGATCTAGCCAGAGCCGGAAGCGATCGCCGAGTGAGAGACCTCACCTAGGGGCTTTAGTCGCGATCGCCACACAGTTCAACACAGTTCAACACAGTTCAACACTGTCTAACAAGGAGGAGTATTCATGTGTTTAGGTATTCCAGGACAAATTCTAGACATCATTGACCCGCAGCACCTCCTGGCTACCGTGAGCATAGGTGGTGTTAAGCGCTCCGTGAATATTGCCTGCATTGTGGACGACGAGCATCCGGTAGAGGCTTGTGTCGGCGATTGGGTGTTAGTGCATGTAGGCTTTGCCATGAATCGCATTGACCCTGAAGATGCTGAGATCACCCTCACGATGCTCGACGACATTGCCGAACTGAATGCAGCAAGCCTCCTGTAGCCATCCGGCCTC
This sequence is a window from Candidatus Obscuribacterales bacterium. Protein-coding genes within it:
- a CDS encoding HypC/HybG/HupF family hydrogenase formation chaperone, translated to MCLGIPGQILDIIDPQHLLATVSIGGVKRSVNIACIVDDEHPVEACVGDWVLVHVGFAMNRIDPEDAEITLTMLDDIAELNAASLL